The DNA segment CCGCAGCCTTGAGGCGGAGCTACATAACACCTGTACCACCTACCAGGAAGCTGATATTACAAACTTCGTTGCCAGCGATCTGATGAGCGACGTCCTGGTGGTGGAAGACGAGGAGTTTCTGTTGATCACCTCCTTGAGCACCGAGCAAGCCGTCCGCACCGCAGATATTGTGGGAGCCAGAGGAATTCTCCTGGTGAATGGAAAACGTCCCCAGCCCGGAATGCTCACCCTGGCCAAGGAGCTGAACAAAACCCTCATCACCACCCCTTATCGGATGTTCAAGACATGTACAATCCTCGGTGATATCCTGGCCAAAGAAGGGCATCCCGTACAATGACCCCGGATAACAGCGGCTTTCGTATTCTCGGAGACAATACCCCGAGTTTTATCATCGAACTCATGTACCGTATGAAGGTTCGGGATGTTATGAGTCGACGGTTAATCACCGCCGGTAAACAGGACCCCCTGGAACACCTTCAAAACCTCATGCGGCAAAACCAGATTACCGGCATACCCGTGGTGGATGGCAAACGACTTTTGGGCATCATCAGCATGGATGATATTATCCACGCCCTGGAAGAGAATTGTATGCACTGCCCCGCTGAAAGCCGCATGACCCGGAACGTGATCGTCCTGGAAGATGACATGCCCCTGAGTTTTGCGATTTCCTACATGGAAAAATACCATTTCGGCCGGTTTCCGGTACTCACAAAAACCGGGGAGCTGGCGGGAATCCTGACCAGCCGGGATATTATTGTGCATTTACTCCTTGCCATGAATAAAGAATTGGAAGCTATGGAAAAAAACCTGGTAACCCGGGAAAACTACGAAGAGGGCGGAACCCTGTTCCGTGAATACACCACCCGAAAATTTGACTTCGAGAATGCCGGCAAGGCATCCACGGAAATAAAAAAGGTACTCACCGACCGGGGCCTCGGCCCCAAATTAGCCCGGCGGGTAGCAGTGGCAAGCTACGAATTGGAAATGAACCAGGTCGTACATTCCCTGGGGGGAACCATCAGCTTCACCCTTACCAAAGACTGGGTAGAGATCCTCGCCCGGGACCAGGGTCCCGGAATTGAAGATGTAGAAGCAGCCCTCACCGAGGGGTGGTCAACCGCCAACGAATGGGTGCGCTCCCTGGGGTTCGGCGCCGGAATGGGCCTTCCTAATACCAAACGAGTGAGTGATGAGTTTTCCATCAGCTCCTCCCCGAACGGAACCCGGGTACAAACCCGGTTTTTTATAAAACAAACCCAGGAGTAGCCTGGGGTAATTGCCCATAGGGAGTACTACATGACCGTAGAAAAAGCAGCCAAGGAACTCAATCTTGAAGAAGTTCTCACCCCGCCGGAACATACTGAGCTTCAGGGAGGCTATACCAGCGATCTTCTGAGCGACGTGATGGGGAATGCCTCGGAGGGCGAGGCCCTGATCACCATCCAGGCCCATAAAAACACCGTGGCCGTCGCCACTCTGGTGGGATCTCCCGCCATAATCATCTGTAACGCCAGGCAAATTCCCGAAGACATGATCCAGGCGGCCGCCCAAGAAAACATTGCACTGTACCGCACCGAGGAAAACCAGTTCACCGTCTCGGGAAAACTCTTCCGTCTTCTCAACAGCAAGTAAGGACCCGCCATGCCCGAAGGCCTGCCAACCCGAGAAACCACGCTGCTCGCCGATCTCCATATCCACTCCTGTCTAAGCCCCTGCGCGGATATCGATGTAAGCCCGGCGACCCTTGCCCGCCGGGGTGCGGAGCTCGGCCTCAATATGATGGCCCTGACGGATCACAATTCATCCCTGAACTGCCCTGCCTTTGCACTCTGCTGCGAACGCTGGGGCATTATCCCGGTATTCGGCATGGAGCTTACTACCGCCGAGGAGGTGCATCTTCTCTGTCTATTTGGGGATTTGAACGCCAGCATGGAATTCCACCACCGGGTTCACCGGAGCTTTCCACACATTCCTCTCAACGAAGATATGTGGAATCCCCAGTACGTGGTGGACGATCAGGAAAATGTCATTGACCAGGTACCCTACCTATTAACATCGGCAAGCACCCTGAGTCTGACCGAAGCAGTTCAGCAGGTACATTCCCTGGATGGGTTGGCGATTCCCGCCCACATCGATCGGTCCAGCTTTTCCCTATACAGTCAATTGGGCTTCATGACCAACGACCCTTTTGACGGCGTAGAAATCACCCTAACCCCAGATGAAAGCGAATTACGAATCTCCCGGGGTTCCATGCCCTGCATTGCCGATTCAGACTGCCACCAGCTTTCCGACCTCGCCCAACGCCATACCCGGCTGTCCTCAGTAACCGGGGATTTCTCAGGACTGCAGCAGGCATTGAAAAACCGGCTGACCTCCCCGGTGTTTACCTATCCCGGGGGATGATTTCAGTAGCCTATCTCCAGAGAACCTTGCTATACTACGAAGAACCGAGGAAGAAGGAGCACTGTATGAAAAAACGCGCCGTACTAATGCTTCTCAGCATCCTGGTGCTCGGAGCAGCCGGGGCTGAGAGTGTATCCCTTCGCGCAGCCACTGGGGCGGTTTTGGGCACCGGTGATGTTTTCCGCGGTCTTGGCATTGAGCTGCACGGACAGTACAATGTTTTAGGCACCGGAATACACCTTGGAATCTGGTCAAACATTCATGCAGACTTCTGGACGGAACAAATTGCCATTCCCCTGGGACTGACCCTGGGATTCGGAAAAAATGTGTACATTCTCGCCGGTACCACCCTGGGGAGCACCCCGGTTTTCGATCTCCTCAAGTCCCCGGAAACGGTGGTCACGGATATCCTCAATACCTACGGCTTAGGCGTGCACCTTCCCCTTCTCCCTCTGGGGGATTCCATGGTTTTCGGCAGCCTGAATGAAATAGTATTTACCCTTCCACGCCTGAATCCCGATGACCAGGATACAGTAAACCCCTTCGCATCCCTGGAGGCCTTCGCCATGGGATTAAAGGGGTATGTCATGGTTAGTTTTGAGATAAGTCACTAGACAGGTTTCGGGCCAGCCCCGTGGGACTCCCAAAACCCGCCCGCGGTTTTCGGAGGATCTTAGTGCGGAAAAGGTTGTAACTTTAGGCCTCCGCGACACTATCCCTGGGTTAGCTTTCGGAACGTGCCGCCATATCTGGTGCAGTTTACAACCTTTTGCGCACTATGAAAGGAGTATACCCTAGATAACCCGTTCCGGGCTCCGGAGGATCTCCCGGGGTTTCGAGCCGTTCTGCGGTCCAACAATACCCATGTCCTCTAGCATCTCAACCATCCGTGCCGCCCGGTTGTAACCGACCTTCAAACGCCGCTGGAGATAGCTGGCCGAGGCCTTCCCCGCAGTGGTAACGACCTCGATAGCCTTCTCCATCAAGGGATCCTCCAGATCATCCTGGTAGAATGGCTCGTCCTCATCCTCAATAAAAATTTCCTCATCGATGTAGTCCGGCTCACCGAGGGTTCGCACATGTTCTACCACCCGCTCCACCTCCTCCTCCGAGAGGAAGGCACCCTGCATCCGGAAGGGGAAGGGATCCCAGGCGCTGGTAAAGAGCATATCCCCTCTGCCCAGGAGTTTTTCCGCCCCCTGCGCATCTAAGATGATTCGGCTGTCCACCTTACTTGCCACCATAAAGGCAATCCTGCTGGGAATATTGGCCTTGATGAGCCCGGTAATAACATCCGTACTGGGACGCTGGGTAGCTAATACCAGGTGAATTCCCACCGCCCGGCTCATGGCTGCCAGCCGCGCAAGGGTTGATTCTAACTCCTTCCCCGTAGTTGCCATCAAATCCGCAAACTCGTCCACAACCACCACAATATACGGCAACGGTGTGGTAGCAATATTCTTCGCCTTTATCTTCTTGTTGTAGCTGCGGATGTCCCGTACGGCCATCGCATCCAAAAGGCTGTATCTCCGCTCCATTTCATAAAGGCACCACTGCAGGGCTTGAAAGGCCTTTTTGGGATCGGTGATAACAGGGGTTAGGAGATGGGGAATATCGTTGTAGAACTTCAATTCAACAATCTTCGGATCAATGAGCACCATCTTGACCTCTTCGGGACTACGCCGGTAAAGCACTGAGCAGAT comes from the Spirochaeta lutea genome and includes:
- a CDS encoding CBS domain-containing protein, yielding MTPDNSGFRILGDNTPSFIIELMYRMKVRDVMSRRLITAGKQDPLEHLQNLMRQNQITGIPVVDGKRLLGIISMDDIIHALEENCMHCPAESRMTRNVIVLEDDMPLSFAISYMEKYHFGRFPVLTKTGELAGILTSRDIIVHLLLAMNKELEAMEKNLVTRENYEEGGTLFREYTTRKFDFENAGKASTEIKKVLTDRGLGPKLARRVAVASYELEMNQVVHSLGGTISFTLTKDWVEILARDQGPGIEDVEAALTEGWSTANEWVRSLGFGAGMGLPNTKRVSDEFSISSSPNGTRVQTRFFIKQTQE
- a CDS encoding PHP domain-containing protein, yielding MPEGLPTRETTLLADLHIHSCLSPCADIDVSPATLARRGAELGLNMMALTDHNSSLNCPAFALCCERWGIIPVFGMELTTAEEVHLLCLFGDLNASMEFHHRVHRSFPHIPLNEDMWNPQYVVDDQENVIDQVPYLLTSASTLSLTEAVQQVHSLDGLAIPAHIDRSSFSLYSQLGFMTNDPFDGVEITLTPDESELRISRGSMPCIADSDCHQLSDLAQRHTRLSSVTGDFSGLQQALKNRLTSPVFTYPGG